The genomic segment ACATAACAAGGAGGCGGCAGTGGCCAAGCCTGTACTAATTGATTTTAAACAGCACAGCGAAACGTTAATTAAAACCGGCCGAGGTGCTCAGTTTGGGGAGAACGTGCACTTTATTCCAGTTATCGCAGATGAGGTTAGGGCATTGGCTCTGGCGTACCCTATGTGTTTTCTAAAAGATAACAACACTGGGCAGTTTGGCTTAAATGTATTAACTGGCTTTGAAGCTGGGGAAAATTTGTATTTACAGGGCGACCAATGGCGTACTCATTATGTGCCTATTCACCTGAGACGCCAGCCATTTTTGGTGGGGGTAACTGAAGAAGGTGCAAAGCCAACAAACGACAATACCGTACTGACCTTAGACATGGATAGCGCACGGGTCAACACTGAGCAAGGTGAATCCTTGTTTAACGAGCAAGGTAAACCCAGTGATTACCTCACGCAAATGATTGATTTA from the Paraglaciecola mesophila genome contains:
- a CDS encoding SapC family protein, with translation MAKPVLIDFKQHSETLIKTGRGAQFGENVHFIPVIADEVRALALAYPMCFLKDNNTGQFGLNVLTGFEAGENLYLQGDQWRTHYVPIHLRRQPFLVGVTEEGAKPTNDNTVLTLDMDSARVNTEQGESLFNEQGKPSDYLTQMIDLLGQLMSGNNRTEVFIETLLEHDLIEALQLSITLKDGQQKRFDGLYNINEANLGALNSDTLEAFHNKGYLQACYLIAASTGHIQTLVEWKKALQ